A region from the Bactrocera dorsalis isolate Fly_Bdor chromosome 1, ASM2337382v1, whole genome shotgun sequence genome encodes:
- the LOC115066627 gene encoding uncharacterized protein LOC115066627, producing the protein MFQMKSKSVRKRQRSRRRARNAKIQNQSEKNANVECSKGTASNSKSFIDPVTKAASLWRGIYESLVIRQCELKIDYWKQRAMKLEEENKELRNQLQTIVPDYETSSEEDDEEQRYLNGEHQYDDDEISPEYMEFRSVTLKHREELQKQRKIELLESKNDYDTPIVSPSPS; encoded by the coding sequence ATGTTCCAAATGAAAAGTAAATCGGTTAGAAAGCGTCAACGCAGTAGACGACGCGCTAGAaatgcaaaaattcaaaatcaatcAGAAAAAAATGCGAACGTAGAATGTTCTAAAGGAACAGCTTCAAACAGCAAGTCATTTATTGATCCCGTTACCAAGGCTGCTTCTTTATGGCGTGGTATATATGAATCGCTTGTGATCCGACAATGTGAGCTCAAAATCGACTACTGGAAGCAACGAGCAATGAAATTGGAGGAGGAAAACAAAGAATTGCGCAATCAATTACAAACCATCGTCCCAGACTATGAAACATCGTCAGAGGAGGACGATGAAGAGCAACGTTACTTAAATGGTGAACATCAATACGATGATGACGAAATTTCACCGGAATACATGGAATTTAGGTCTGTGACACTAAAACATCGTGAAGAATTACAAAAACAGCGAAAAATAGAACTCTTAGAAAGTAAAAATGATTATGATACTCCCATTGTAAGCCCATCGCCATCTTAA
- the LOC105231567 gene encoding dynein regulatory complex protein 1 homolog, whose product MALEPTGSITSLDAMSGKSSAHASIVDIGSRSSNASNWQMERMKMLVNSADPMNSSKALDERRKLVREEYKMRMKAAPKTLVQKTEEKKDPVERQLEDSDHKLKDLIEFGQELVTNVKVANERRELMRREYESERSGILNKDLEKESIESMARFNEIASKWSELEEFKEPMALFEHLEEQKEKVAALMASKDSLIEQCQKEIDRINAKYYADQMAQANDVRCLVERIDRQIEVIKMAYTSHLNILENTISEERETIALSETNKWNKFYDDMAESEKTKFDLAKQKEEFYAAEVARIAAVQEELTCSTRIRLEKEAEMLEWELRNVRNTVLMNSEKLDYNYQVLQKRNEENIVISNQQKRRLAKLSENIASLKVRISVVNKQHETKLQRFLTEIQKLHESISDLELKAQQFRSNNKRKFDLVWEINFKELKDLLTKIFEIDRILHEQQLAAPWSMPDIDWTDINEAAKASNSSTLKAAKKKKTTTDFPTRACEELLEKGLVRNILRKIADRAGFLIEEKLLKILEPYSENEKCIVRLDNIFIALRVSNVKMISRLTECFLPYAYCPNCPGGLPKQAMHEFYRIGREFEDMVAPDEDFDEYAEEENPTENIRIQQQSEECRSKLKAAHPNCKNHYLVVEPVFVLMALNEFTKKQMQQQMHYKKFLEANVLLSNTIPFDDETIKTFWSKFKSFFPKEKRKLWVTLEHGLNHYVEVLKQRTKLDQECAFLRRQNMELKHLLQKFKV is encoded by the coding sequence ATGGCTTTGGAACCTACAGGATCGATTACCTCTTTGGATGCTATGTCGGGCAAATCCTCTGCTCACGCCTCTATCGTCGACATTGGATCGCGCTCTTCAAATGCTAGTAATTGGCAAATGGAGAGAATGAAAATGTTGGTAAACTCCGCAGATCCAATGAATTCATCGAAAGCATTGGATGAAAGACGAAAACTTGTTCGAGAAGAGTACAAGATGCGAATGAAGGCCGCACCAAAGACTTTGGTACAAAAGACCGAAGAGAAAAAAGATCCAGTTGAGCGCCAACTAGAAGATAGCGATCATAAATTAAAGGATTTGATAGAGTTTGGACAGGAGTTGGTGACGAATGTGAAGGTGGCAAATGAGAGGCGAGAACTTATGCGTCGCGAATATGAGAGTGAGCGTAGTGGTATACTAAATAAGGATCTCGAAAAAGAATCCATTGAGTCAATGGCACGATTCAATGAAATAGCATCGAAATGGTCGGAGCTGGAGGAATTCAAAGAGCCGATGGCATTATTCGAACACTTGGAGgagcaaaaagaaaaagtagCTGCTTTAATGGCGAGCAAAGATAGTCTCATTGAACAGTGTCAGAAAGAGATAGATCGCATAAATGCCAAGTACTATGCCGATCAAATGGCACAAGCAAACGATGTGCGCTGCTTAGTTGAACGCATTGACCGTCAAATTGAGGTTATTAAGATGGCTTACACgagtcatttaaatattttggagaaTACGATAAGTGAAGAGCGTGAAACGATCGCTCTGTCTGAGACCAACAAGTGGAATAAATTCTACGATGATATGGCGGAGAGTGAAAAGACGAAATTCGATTTGGCCAAGCAGAAGGAAGAATTCTACGCGGCTGAGGTGGCGCGTATTGCAGCGGTACAAGAGGAGCTAACATGCAGCACTCGTATACGGCTAGAAAAGGAGGCCGAAATGTTGGAGTGGGAACTGCGTAATGTTCGCAATACAGTGTTGATGAATTCAGAAAAGCTGGACTACAATTATCAGGTGCTACAAAAGCGTAATGAAGAGAATATAGTGATTAGTAATCAACAAAAGCGTCGTCTGGCGAAGCTTAGTGAGAACATAGCCTCGTTGAAAGTGAGAATCAGCGTGGTCAATAAACAACACGAAACTAAATTGCAGCGGTTTTTgactgaaatacaaaaattgcatGAGAGCATAAGCGACCTCGAACTAAAAGCGCAACAGTTTCGTTCTAACAACAAACGGAAGTTCGATCTCGTGTGGGAAATCAATTTCAAAGAGTTGAAAGATCTTTTAACGAAGATCTTCGAAATTGATCGCATATTACACGAACAGCAATTGGCAGCACCATGGTCTATGCCTGATATCGATTGGACCGACATTAATGAGGCTGCCAAAGCATCCAATAGCAGCACACTGAAGGCCGCTAAGAAGAAAAAAACGACTACTGATTTTCCAACACGCGCGTGCGAAGAGTTGCTGGAGAAGGGTTTAGTGCGTAATATTTTGCGGAAAATTGCTGATCGCGCCGGTTTTCTCATTGAAGAAAAACTTCTAAAGATTCTAGAACCCTATTCGGAGAATGAGAAATGCATTGTACGTCTGGATAATATATTCATCGCTTTGCGCGTCAGTAATGTAAAGATGATCTCAAGGTTGACAGAATGTTTTCTGCCATACGCCTATTGCCCGAATTGTCCAGGCGGACTACCGAAGCAGGCCATGCACGAATTCTATCGCATAGGACGCGAGTTCGAAGATATGGTTGCTCCAGATGAAGACTTCGATGAGTACGCTGAAGAAGAAAACCCAACGGAGAATATTAGAATACAACAACAGTCGGAGGAATGCCGCAGCAAGCTCAAAGCAGCACATCCCAATTGTAAAAACCACTATTTGGTTGTCGAACCAGTATTTGTACTAATGGCACTCAACGAATTCACTAAAaagcaaatgcaacaacaaatgcactaCAAGAAATTCCTGGAAGCAAATGTGTTGCTTAGCAATACGATTCCATTTGATGACGAGACGATCAAAACATTTTGGAGCAAGTTCAAGAGCTTTTTCCCCAAGGAGAAGCGTAAGCTGTGGGTGACTCTGGAGCATGGTCTGAATCACTATGTGGAGGTGCTTAAGCAACGAACCAAACTTGATCAAGAATGTGCCTTCTTGCGCCGCCAAAATATGGAGCTGAAACATCTGCTGCAGAAGTTTAAAGTATAA